The Chryseobacterium sp. LJ668 genome segment ATGATTTAAAATTTATTCAGGAATATTTTAAAAGTGAACAGAGAAATCCTACAGAAACTGAACTGAAAGTTTTAGACACCTATTGGAGTGATCACTGTCGTCACACAACGTTTGAAACAGAATTGTCAAATATTGAGTTTGAAGGACAGTTTAAACATACATTGGAAACCATTTTCAACGATTATATCGAAAAAAGAAAATTTTTAGGACGCGAATTGAAACCTATCTCTTTAATGGATCTGGCAACCGTTTGCGGAAGATATTTTAGTAAAACCGGAAAGCTTGATAACTTGGTAGTTTCAGACGAGATCAACGCCTGTACCATCCAAATCGAAGCTGAATACGACGGTAAAAAAGAACCTTGGTATTTATTATTCAAAAATGAAACACACAATCACCCGACAGAAATCGAGCCTTTCGGTGGTGCTTCAACGTGTTTAGGCGGAGCGATCAGAGATCCTTTGTCCGGACGTTCTTTCGTTTTTCAGGCGATGAGATTAACGGGTGCTGCAGATGTTTTAGAACCTGTGGATCGAACGTTACCGGGCAAATTACCTCAAAAAACAATCACAAAACAGGCTGCAAACGGATATTCTTCTTACGGTAACCAAATTGGTTTGGCAACTACAATGGTTTCCGAAATCTACGATGAAGGCTACAAAGCAAAAAGAATGGAAGTTGGTTTCGTTGCAGGAGCGGTTCCTGTGGATTGGGTAAGACGTGAAAAGCCTGAAGCTGGTGATTCTATTATTATTTTAGGTGGTGCAACGGGACGTGATGGAGTTGGTGGAGCAAGCGGAAGTTCGAAAGAACAAGACGAAACTTCGATCCACACGATGAGTTCTGAAGTTCAGAAAGGAAATGCGGTAGAAGAACGTAAAATCCAGAGATTATTCAGAAATCCTGAAGTAACAAAACTGATTAAAAAATCTAATGACTTCGGAGCTGGAGGTGTTTCTGTAGCAATTGGTGAAATCGCCGATTCTTTGGAAGTGAATCTGGATGTTTTACCTTTAAAATATGAAGGTTTGAACGGAACTGAGCTTGCCATTTCTGAATCTCAGGAAAGAATGGCTGTTGTGGTTGAACCAAAAGATAAAGAACAGTTTATCAAATTCTGTGAAGCTGAAAATATTGTTGCTGTTGAGGTTGCAAAAGTGACAGATTCAGGAAGAATGCAGATGTTCTGGAAAGGCGATAAGATTGTTGACCTTTCAAGAGAATTCCTTGATACCAACGGTTGTTCTAAAAGACAGGAAGTTAAGATTACGCATCTTAATGAGATAAAAGAGGAAACACCTTCTTTTAACGAAGAAAACTTCTTAAAAATCTTAGCAGATAAAAATGTTGCCTCTCAAAAAGGTTTGTTAGAAATGTTTGATTCATCAATTGGTGCGACCACGGTTGCGATGCCTTTGGGTGGAAAATATCAGCAGACTTTGATGGAAGGAAGTGCTCAGACATTGCCGATTTTAGGAGCGAAAAATATTGAAACAGTTTCTTTGGCAAGTTGGGGATTTGATGCTGAAATTTCAAAGCAAAACTCATTATTGGGAGCTTCTTATGCAGTCTTAGAAAGTGTGGCAAAAATCGTTGCTATGGGTGGCGATTATAAAAATATCAGATTCAGTTTTCAGGAATATTTTGAGAAATTAGGTCAGAATCCTGAAAAATGGGGGAAACCTTTGGCTTCTCTTTTAGGAGCTTACGATGCTCAGATTAATTTCGGTTTAGCAGCAATCGGAGGTAAAGATTCGATGAGTGGAACGTATCAGGATTTGAATGTTCCGCCAACGTTAATTTCATTCGCTTGCGCTAACGGAGAAAAGAAAAATATCATCTCTCCTGAATTTAAACAGGCAGGAAATAAACTCTATTTCTTCAATCATACTCCACAGGAAAACGGACTTCCAAACTATGAAAGTTTAAAGGTTGTTTTTGAATTGATTTTCGAAAATATCATAGCCGGAAAAATTGTTTCTGTGAAGACAATTAAAGAAGGTGGAGTTGCTGTTGCTTTAGCGAAAATGAGTTTCGGAAACAGATTGGGAGCTGAAATTAATATCGCTGATGAGAATATTTTATTAGCTAAAAATATTGGAAGTTTAGTCATCGAATCGACTGAAGAATTGAGTTCTGTTGATCTTCAATTAATCGGTGAAGTTAAAAATTCAAATATTTTGAAAATCAATAATTTGAATTTTGAAATCGAAAAATTACTTGAAGCTAATACGAAGACTTTTGAGAATCTTTTTTCGACAGTAGAAA includes the following:
- a CDS encoding phosphoribosylformylglycinamidine synthase, whose protein sequence is MSQNKRIFVEKRGIFDVESPKIFDEVKAVVPSIKNVKVYNVYDIFNLYDGEFDKVVNSTFVDPVTDILHEENPAEGIHFAMEFLPGQYDQRADSAQQCIALLTGNEKSKVRSGKLMQFEGISEADLVKIKDLLINKVESQEKDLSILDIPAEETPSKVIVHEGFINFDDAQLEEFFNNHGFALGMDDLKFIQEYFKSEQRNPTETELKVLDTYWSDHCRHTTFETELSNIEFEGQFKHTLETIFNDYIEKRKFLGRELKPISLMDLATVCGRYFSKTGKLDNLVVSDEINACTIQIEAEYDGKKEPWYLLFKNETHNHPTEIEPFGGASTCLGGAIRDPLSGRSFVFQAMRLTGAADVLEPVDRTLPGKLPQKTITKQAANGYSSYGNQIGLATTMVSEIYDEGYKAKRMEVGFVAGAVPVDWVRREKPEAGDSIIILGGATGRDGVGGASGSSKEQDETSIHTMSSEVQKGNAVEERKIQRLFRNPEVTKLIKKSNDFGAGGVSVAIGEIADSLEVNLDVLPLKYEGLNGTELAISESQERMAVVVEPKDKEQFIKFCEAENIVAVEVAKVTDSGRMQMFWKGDKIVDLSREFLDTNGCSKRQEVKITHLNEIKEETPSFNEENFLKILADKNVASQKGLLEMFDSSIGATTVAMPLGGKYQQTLMEGSAQTLPILGAKNIETVSLASWGFDAEISKQNSLLGASYAVLESVAKIVAMGGDYKNIRFSFQEYFEKLGQNPEKWGKPLASLLGAYDAQINFGLAAIGGKDSMSGTYQDLNVPPTLISFACANGEKKNIISPEFKQAGNKLYFFNHTPQENGLPNYESLKVVFELIFENIIAGKIVSVKTIKEGGVAVALAKMSFGNRLGAEINIADENILLAKNIGSLVIESTEELSSVDLQLIGEVKNSNILKINNLNFEIEKLLEANTKTFENLFSTVEKEKITVELDSKLNSINPRNIIIKKHGLAKPRVFAPVFPGTNCEYDTLNAFAKEGAVVNSLPLININHQLLDESIDAWVEEIKQSQILAFSGGFSAGDEPDGSAKFIVNVLKNEKMRNAVHELLDRDGMIIGICNGFQALIKSGLLPYGRIKDLDENSPTLAHNAIRRHISQMVNVKVLNDESPWLKGMKDQVFTIPISHGEGRFMASEEEIQKLYENGQIATQYLDLDGNIAHGMPFNPNNSLFGIEGITSPCGKIYGRMGHPERFAEGLMKNIPTANYHNIFKNGVEYFK